From Streptomyces sp. NBC_01551:
CCGGCGGAGATTGCTGAACATGGACAACGCGGGATTCCCTTCGGCCGATCACCGGCCAGTCTGCCACCGCCGCCGATCCGCCCACGCCAGGCGGGGTGGCTCGCCCGCGTGTACGCCGGGCGGACGGGGCGACGCGGTGTGGCGGCAGGGCCGCGACCAGCCAGAGCGGCCGGCTCAGGCGGCCGGCTCAGGCGGCCGGCGGCTGCGCGTGACCGCGTCGCGTCCTGCGCTCCGCCCGGGCGGAGCGCAGGAAGAAAGCGACCCCGGCGCAGCCGAACAGCAGGGACACCAGCGTGCAGGCCATGACCACGCCGAACCCGGCGTCGAGGATCCGCGGTACGGCGCCGAACGGCGCGGGAAGCCAGAAGCTGATCAGCGCGAGCGCCATCGGGCGCGGCGCGGCGACCCGCGCCCGCAGCCAGGCGGGCGTGCGCCCGGCCAGAACGAGCAGCGGCAAGGGCAGCAGAAGCAGCGTCGAGACCGCCAGCAAGGTGGCGTGTATCTGCGGGTTCCCGTTCATCGATCCCCTCCGGTGTGGGGTCAGGCTAGCCCGCGTCACACCGGCGCTTTCATGCCGGGGCCCGGCAGTTTTCGGCCACCGGCCGCTGCCTGCCGACAGCCTGCCCGCTACGCGCGCGCAGCCCGCCCGCTACGCGCGCGCCGCGAGCGGGGCCGCTCCGAAGGACACGTCGAACCGGTCGCACCAGATGGTGACGCTGGTGAACTTCGACAGGTCCACTCCGGCCGGGATCTCGTAGTTCTGGTCGCCCTTGTTGCCCTTGAGCTTGCCCAGGCTGACGTACTGGCCGTCGTCGAAGACCCGCCAGCCGGCCACGCCCTCCTTGAACGGAGCGTCCGTCAGCCACACCCGCAGGTCGGGCCCGTTGCTGGTGTCGAGGTTCTCCAGGCGCAGGGTGTGCGAGCCGTCCGCGAGGCGGATCACCTTCACGGTGCCGGAGGTGGTGTGCTCGTGGCTGATCAGCGCGCCCTCGGCCACGGTGCGCGGCTGCGCCGCCCCGGGCTTGGCGGACGCGGATGCCGACGAGCCCGGCAGGGCCTCCTGGACGGTCGCGTTCTGCCACAGCTTCCACGGCTGGAACCAGAACATCCCGAGGCCCAGCACCACCACGCCCGCACCCAGCAGCGCCCACTTCCACCGGCCCAGTACCCGCGCCACGACGACCATCCCCATTCAGCTTCAGCGTGCTCGCACCGGCAGCGCCGGCGTCCTCCCCATCCAACCGCCCGCGGCCGCCCCGCCCTACCCCAAAGCTGATGACGAAACCCTTACGTCGCGGCGTTGCGCCACGTCAGGGCCGGTCGACAAAGACACTCGTCGACTTCACCCGCGCCGTCGCCCGCGCGCCCACCACCAACCCGAGCTCCTCGACCGCC
This genomic window contains:
- a CDS encoding DM13 domain-containing protein, which codes for MVVVARVLGRWKWALLGAGVVVLGLGMFWFQPWKLWQNATVQEALPGSSASASAKPGAAQPRTVAEGALISHEHTTSGTVKVIRLADGSHTLRLENLDTSNGPDLRVWLTDAPFKEGVAGWRVFDDGQYVSLGKLKGNKGDQNYEIPAGVDLSKFTSVTIWCDRFDVSFGAAPLAARA